The Flavobacterium sp. 1 genome contains the following window.
CAAATGGAGCTGATGATGTCGCTGGATCCAATTTAAATCTTTTTAACACAAACGGAATCATGGAGCCGGAAAGTGTTCCCCATAAAACTATAAAAACTAAAGAAACAGATACAGTCATAGCTATAAAAAACCAATACACTCCATAATCATGAAAGTTTAATGTTTGCCAGACCAAGATTCTTATAAAACCAACAATTCCCAGAATAGAGCCTAATAAAAAACCAGACGCTATTTCTTTTTTCATGACGTACCACCAGTCTCTCAATGTCAGTTCTTTTAGTGCCATTGCACGGATAATTAAAGTTGCTGCTTGTGAACCTGAATTTCCTCCACTGGAGATAATTAATGGAATAAACAAGGTGAGTACAATTGCTTTATCAATTTCCCCTTCAAAGAAACCCATTGCCGAAGCGGTAAACATTTCTCCCAAAAAAAGAACAACAAGCCAAGTAGCTCTTTTTTTAACCATTTCAAAAAGTCGGGTTTGCACATATGGCAAATCAAGAGCTTCTAATCCCCCAAATTTTTGAATGTCTTCCGTATCCCTTTTTTCTATCTCATCTTTGATAACATCAATAACATCATCAATCGTGATTCTACCAACTAAACGTCCCAATTCATCAACAACCGGAATAGCTTCCAAATCGTATTTTTCCATGATTCTCGCCACATCAACATCGGGAGTTTCAACATCTACAAAGTGTAGTTTCTTAATATAAACATCACTAATCGGTGTTCTTGTGGAGGTACTCAACAAATCCTTGAGCGACAATCTGCCTTTTAAGCGATCCTCATCGTCAACTACGTAAATAGAATGAACTCTAGATATGTTTTCGGCTTGAATCCTCATTTCTTTTACGCAAGTGAGTACATTCCAATTTTCGTTGACCTTAACCAACTCTTTGTGCATGATTCCCCCTGCCGTATCCTCATCGTAACGAAGTAAATCGACAATTCCTTTAGCATGTTCAACGTCCTGTAGTTCGGATATTACTTCAGCTTTTTTCTCTTTTGAAAGTTCACCGATAATGTCAGCGGCATCATTGGTCTCCAATTCATCAAGTTCTTCAGCAATCTCTTTTGCCGAAAGTCTCTTTAATATATTTTCCCTTAAATCATCTTCTAACTCTAAAAGAATTTCGGCCGTTTTTTCGCTGTCTAATACTTTAAAAATATAAGTTGCCTCATCAATATCAATCTCGTCAAGAATTTCTGCAAAATCAGCGTGATGCATATCATTCAACAAAATCTCCAACTCCTGATTATTCTTCGCTTGGATGAGTTGAGCTATTTGCTTAATAAGCTCTTTACTGATTTTAAACTCCATCTGCTTCTATTTTTTGGGTCAATTCTATAAATTCTTTGTAGTCTAATTGTTCTGGACGCAAGTTAAAAACGCTATCTTCTCTCAAACTGTCGGACAAATTTAAGGTTTTTAAACTGTTACGCAAGGTCTTTCTGCGTTGCTGAAAAGCTGTTTTCACGACAGTAAAAAACAATTTTTCTGTGCAAGGCAAACTAAAATCTTCTTTCCTACGCAAACGCAGGACGCCCGACTTCACCTTGGGGGGAGGATTGAACACATTTTCATCTACGGTAAACAAATACTCCGCATCATAAAAAGCCTGCACCAAAACCGATAGAATTCCATAAGCCTTTGTTCCCTTTTTTTCGCAGATGCGTTCTGCCACTTCTTTTTGGAACATTCCTGCAAATTCCGGAATCTGATTCCGATATTCCAATGCTTTGAAAACAATCTGCGTCGAAATATTATACGGAAAATTTCCAATTATGGCAAATTGTTTCCCTTTAAAAACTTCGTTGATATCGTATTTCAGAAAATCCTTTGAGATGATTCTGTCTTTCAATTTATCATAATGAACACCCAAATATGCAACCGATTCGGTATCAATTTCGATAACGAAAGTATTGATTGGTTTTTCCAATAAATACTTCGTCAGTACTCCCATTCCAGGTCCTATTTCCAACACGTCTTCATATCCTTTTAAATTCAAAGTATCGGCGATGTCTTTCGCTACGCTTTCGTCTTTTAAAAAATGCTGTCCGAGGTGTTTTTTGGCTGTTACTTTTTCCATATCGTTATTGAGGCGGGGCAAGACTCGCTTATTTTTTTAGGGTTATATTCTCGCAGAGAAAAAAAGAATCGATTTACACAAAATTTGGGTCTTTCAATCCTAATTCTATCAAATGCTTCTCTATCGAATTCAAATCGCAAACACGCCAATTTTCATTTAACGCATAATCTCCGCCTGCAAAAGTAACTATAAAATTATTTTTAGTTTTCAAATCCATGATAGATTCGGTGTTGCCTCGGCTAATTTTTGGATTATAAACGTATCTCTAAAAAATCAATGTGCTTTTTCACCGAATTACTTGAGATCCCTAATGCATTGAATAATTGATAACCGAGCCTTGAATCGAAACAATCTTTTCGCGAAATATTATTAAAATATACACGATTAATTATATTAAAATCGAATTAGCCTTGTAAATTTTAAATTGAAATTAAAATTTACAAGGTTAATCTATGTTCTAATGATCTGAAATCACTTGTAATTCGGTTCTAAAAGTCAGCATTTTATCACCAAACAATTTCACGCCTTCTTCTCTTAATTTAGGGGCATCTTCTAGGTAATATCTTTCTAATGTTTCCTTACTGTCTGTTGTATATTGAACCGAATAGGTAACGCCTCCCATTTCTTCTTCTACCAAAACACGAACTAAACGTGCTGAAATAAATTTTCCGCAAGCCAGCATTTCTGGTATGTGTTTGTGCTGCATCCAGATCATCCATTTGTCATGAACACTTTCGTGTATGTTTGTAGTAACGTTGTATATTATCATATCAGCCCCCTAACCCCCGAAGGGGGAATCCTACTAGAGGTAAGTAGGGTTAAAAGAATATATTTATTTTTAATTATAATAGTAATGTAAATCCTTAATGAATTCCCCCTTCGGGGGTTAGGGGGCTTTTACAAGTTCGTATCTCCCCGCAATTCCCTAAATTTCCTCCTTGCATCTACAAAATAGATACTGTCCTGATGGCTGAAAATAATTTTTTCATACAAAGCCTTTGCCTTATCGGGTTGCTGCAATTGTTTATTGTAAATATCCGCCGAGAAATACAAAGCTTCGTCTACATAAATTCCGTCACTGTGATGCTCAATAATATCTTGATATTGTGCCAAAGCCAAAGCATAATCTCCCAGCTTTTCATACAATCTGCCCAAACGCAATAAAGTTACTGCTTCAATTTCCTGTCCTTTGAAATTTTTTAGAATCTGCTGAAACTGAGCAATTGCTTCTTGATTTCTATTTTGGTACAAAAGATAATCTCCTTTGGCAAATTGCTTTAAGGCAGTTTGGGTCGAATCGGCGACTGTGTTGTCATTAATCAATAAAAAATACTCCAAAGCATCATTAGCAATTAACTGCGTACTGGCCGATTTTAGTTCTTTAAATTGTTTCAAAGCCCATTCAAAATCAGTTTTGAAATAACTTGTTTTGGCTGATTTCAAACTTGCTTCATGCGACAGCACGTTGTTCTGCAGATTTTCTTGAATCTGCGAATAATAAAGTAATGCCTGATTGAATTTTTCTTCGGAAAGGAGAATATCTGCCAATTCCATTTTACATTGTGCCTGATCAAACTGATTCATCTGCATCTCCATGGCGCGTTTTATAATGGCTTTTCCCTCGGTGGGATTTTTCATTATGAAACTTACAAAATGCGCTTGTTTCAGCTGCAAAGATAAAGTAACTGGCATTATGCCGTATTGTTTTAAAAGTGCATCAAATTGAGAGTTGATAGCCGGAAAATCTTTTTCCTGTGCTTTTTCCATTTCCATCTGCAATAAATAGCTTTGAGCTCTCACAATCAATTCAACATCTGTCGTGTTTTCCAGCACATAGTTCATAACCTCTGTGGCAACTTCCTGATTTCCCTCTTCGATGGTCATTTGCCCTAAACTGATAATATTGATTAGAGATTCCGGATTTCGTTTATAAATTGCCTTTTCCTGAATAAAGGCTTTTCCAAATTCTTTTTGCTGCATGTAAAACCAGCTCAAAAACTGATTCCAAAAAATGTCCTGATTTTTTTGAACTCGGACAATCAACGCTTTTCGAAGACTTTCATTGAATTTGGAATCTTCATCTCTGGACATATAGCGTGTTAATTGATTTTGAATCATC
Protein-coding sequences here:
- the mgtE gene encoding magnesium transporter; translation: MEFKISKELIKQIAQLIQAKNNQELEILLNDMHHADFAEILDEIDIDEATYIFKVLDSEKTAEILLELEDDLRENILKRLSAKEIAEELDELETNDAADIIGELSKEKKAEVISELQDVEHAKGIVDLLRYDEDTAGGIMHKELVKVNENWNVLTCVKEMRIQAENISRVHSIYVVDDEDRLKGRLSLKDLLSTSTRTPISDVYIKKLHFVDVETPDVDVARIMEKYDLEAIPVVDELGRLVGRITIDDVIDVIKDEIEKRDTEDIQKFGGLEALDLPYVQTRLFEMVKKRATWLVVLFLGEMFTASAMGFFEGEIDKAIVLTLFIPLIISSGGNSGSQAATLIIRAMALKELTLRDWWYVMKKEIASGFLLGSILGIVGFIRILVWQTLNFHDYGVYWFFIAMTVSVSLVFIVLWGTLSGSMIPFVLKRFKLDPATSSAPFVATLVDVTGLIIYFSIAMLFLRGKLL
- the rsmA gene encoding 16S rRNA (adenine(1518)-N(6)/adenine(1519)-N(6))-dimethyltransferase RsmA, giving the protein MEKVTAKKHLGQHFLKDESVAKDIADTLNLKGYEDVLEIGPGMGVLTKYLLEKPINTFVIEIDTESVAYLGVHYDKLKDRIISKDFLKYDINEVFKGKQFAIIGNFPYNISTQIVFKALEYRNQIPEFAGMFQKEVAERICEKKGTKAYGILSVLVQAFYDAEYLFTVDENVFNPPPKVKSGVLRLRRKEDFSLPCTEKLFFTVVKTAFQQRRKTLRNSLKTLNLSDSLREDSVFNLRPEQLDYKEFIELTQKIEADGV
- a CDS encoding DUF4286 family protein: MIIYNVTTNIHESVHDKWMIWMQHKHIPEMLACGKFISARLVRVLVEEEMGGVTYSVQYTTDSKETLERYYLEDAPKLREEGVKLFGDKMLTFRTELQVISDH
- a CDS encoding tetratricopeptide repeat protein, producing MKKILLHIALFFSLIGFSQNEQLAQYYYDKGDFEKALVSYQELSNSLPSNPFYFQRKIDCMQQLLQFDPAEKEIQDRLASSKQSTLLVELGYNFQLQKNDAKAKKYYDEAIEKIRKNPNEVYGVANTFEKKVLLEYALKSYLVAGEMVPTFDFKYQTALLYGQLGRTDEMIANFLEEAFESQQSVLMIQNQLTRYMSRDEDSKFNESLRKALIVRVQKNQDIFWNQFLSWFYMQQKEFGKAFIQEKAIYKRNPESLINIISLGQMTIEEGNQEVATEVMNYVLENTTDVELIVRAQSYLLQMEMEKAQEKDFPAINSQFDALLKQYGIMPVTLSLQLKQAHFVSFIMKNPTEGKAIIKRAMEMQMNQFDQAQCKMELADILLSEEKFNQALLYYSQIQENLQNNVLSHEASLKSAKTSYFKTDFEWALKQFKELKSASTQLIANDALEYFLLINDNTVADSTQTALKQFAKGDYLLYQNRNQEAIAQFQQILKNFKGQEIEAVTLLRLGRLYEKLGDYALALAQYQDIIEHHSDGIYVDEALYFSADIYNKQLQQPDKAKALYEKIIFSHQDSIYFVDARRKFRELRGDTNL